Proteins from a single region of Coregonus clupeaformis isolate EN_2021a chromosome 19, ASM2061545v1, whole genome shotgun sequence:
- the LOC121532070 gene encoding protein inscuteable homolog isoform X2, with the protein MDTDRMASPQSSRMATPQSSRMATPQSSRHSSSVSSSPMRMHSLQVDSVQRWMEDLRHMTEVECMCVLQAKTIGVEEDAQGELIVATGDHVARDNLQTLLRRALVVSTELGKMFQRLEKGRWQRVHSTAVRANCHVRSLVHEYSAARNTPAEMQKYEKSLLEKCMELTTITERCLHTEDKFFLKSMREAIHEILTDVSDSFSHMIDMALANEIQILIRQIESSDSVYTIGSAISNLLSLTQDGPQLCSIIAKEGAVVALFKICRQDCFSDLYAHALRTVASICCVEEGINQLEKVDGILCLADILTDENSTEAARAEAAAVVAQITSPHHTSTQHLGSFLESMQDIVTALIKLCESASCGEVFLLASAALANITFFDSMACEILLQLNAIHILLQACKDRKRVDTPYSKDQVVTILANLSVLEQSASEVLQEKGIERLLQLLGEKPSSSSPSEGAACERVQQKAAVTLARLSRDPDVAQTAIQLQAVPRLIELCRSPAERNNSDSVLVACLAALRRLATGCPDSIEAADHQQLIKPRLVDSFLLCSNMEESFV; encoded by the exons GATGCACTCGCTTCAGGTGGACTCGGTGCAGCGCTGGATGGAGGACCTGCGTCACATGACGGAGGTGGAGTGCATGTGCGTGCTGCAGGCCAAGACCATCGGCGTGGAGGAGGATGCCCAGGGCGAACTCATCGTGGCCACAGGGGACCACGTGGCCCGCGACAACCTGCAGACGCTGCTACGGCGGGCGCTGGTGGTCAGCACTGAGCTGGGCAAGATGTTCCAGCGGCTGGAGAAGGGCCGCTGGCAGCGGGTTCACAGCACGGCCGTCCGGGCAAACTGCCACGTGCGCTCGCTGGTGCACGAGTATAGCGCCGCCCGCAACACCCCCGCAGAGATGCAGAAG TATGAGAAGTCTTTGCTTGAGAAGTGCATGGAGCTGACCACCATAACAGAGAG ATGCCTTCATACTGAGGACAAATTCTTCCTGAAGTCCATGAGGGAGGCCATTCACGAGATCCTCACTGATGTCAGCGATTCGTTCAGCCACATGATTGACATGGCCCTGGCCAATGAGATCCAG ATCCTGATCAGGCAGATTGAGTCATCAGACAGTGTGTACACCATCGGCAGTGCCATCAGCAACCTACTCTCCCTCACCCAGGATGGCCCGCAGCTCTGCAGCATCATCGCCAAG GAGGGCGCTGTGGTGGCCCTGTTTAAGATCTGCCGGCAGGACTGCTTCAGCGACCTCTACGCACATGCCCTGAGGACAGTGGCCTCCATATGTTGCGTGGAGGAGGGCATCAACCAGCTGGAGAAG GTGGATGGGATCCTGTGCCTGGCTGACATCCTGACCGATGAAAACAGTACTGAGGCGGCGAGGGCAGAGGCAGCGGCGGTGGTGGCCCAGATCACCTCGCCCCACCACACCTCCACCCAGCACCTGGGCAGCTTCTTAGAGAGCATGCAGGACATCGTCACCGCCCTCATCA AGTTGTGCGAGAGTGCCTCCTGTGGTGAGGTTTTCCTCCTGGCGTCTGCTGCCCTTGCCAACATCACTTTCTTCGACAGCATGGCCTGTGAGATCCTCCTCCAGCTCAACGCCATCCACATCCTCCTCCAGGCCTGCAAAGACCGCAAGAGAGTGGATACTCCCTACTCTAAAGACCAG GTGGTGACCATCCTGGCAAACCTCTCTGTTTTGGAGCAGTCTGCATCTGAAGTCCTGCAAGAGAAGG GTATTGAGAGACTGCTCCAGCTGCTGGGCGAGAAGCCATCCTCCTCCAGTCCATCGGAGGGCGCAGCGTGCGAGCGGGTCCAGCAGAAAGCCGCTGTAACACTGGCCCGTTTGAGCAGAGACCCGGATGTGGCCCAAACAGCCATCCAGCTGCAAG CTGTTCCTCGACTAATCGAACTGTGTCGCTCACCAGCAGAGAGGAACAACAGCGACTCTGTACTGGTTGCATGTCTG GCTGCCCTGAGGAGGCTGGCGACGGGGTGTCCAGACAGCATCGAGGCCGCCGACCACCAGCAGCTGATCAAGCCCAGACTGGTGGACTCTTTCCTGCTGTGCTCCAACATGGAAGAGAGCTTTGTATAG
- the LOC121532070 gene encoding protein inscuteable homolog isoform X1, producing MDTDRMASPQSSRMATPQSSRMATPQSSRHSSSVSSSPMSRMHSLQVDSVQRWMEDLRHMTEVECMCVLQAKTIGVEEDAQGELIVATGDHVARDNLQTLLRRALVVSTELGKMFQRLEKGRWQRVHSTAVRANCHVRSLVHEYSAARNTPAEMQKYEKSLLEKCMELTTITERCLHTEDKFFLKSMREAIHEILTDVSDSFSHMIDMALANEIQILIRQIESSDSVYTIGSAISNLLSLTQDGPQLCSIIAKEGAVVALFKICRQDCFSDLYAHALRTVASICCVEEGINQLEKVDGILCLADILTDENSTEAARAEAAAVVAQITSPHHTSTQHLGSFLESMQDIVTALIKLCESASCGEVFLLASAALANITFFDSMACEILLQLNAIHILLQACKDRKRVDTPYSKDQVVTILANLSVLEQSASEVLQEKGIERLLQLLGEKPSSSSPSEGAACERVQQKAAVTLARLSRDPDVAQTAIQLQAVPRLIELCRSPAERNNSDSVLVACLAALRRLATGCPDSIEAADHQQLIKPRLVDSFLLCSNMEESFV from the exons caGGATGCACTCGCTTCAGGTGGACTCGGTGCAGCGCTGGATGGAGGACCTGCGTCACATGACGGAGGTGGAGTGCATGTGCGTGCTGCAGGCCAAGACCATCGGCGTGGAGGAGGATGCCCAGGGCGAACTCATCGTGGCCACAGGGGACCACGTGGCCCGCGACAACCTGCAGACGCTGCTACGGCGGGCGCTGGTGGTCAGCACTGAGCTGGGCAAGATGTTCCAGCGGCTGGAGAAGGGCCGCTGGCAGCGGGTTCACAGCACGGCCGTCCGGGCAAACTGCCACGTGCGCTCGCTGGTGCACGAGTATAGCGCCGCCCGCAACACCCCCGCAGAGATGCAGAAG TATGAGAAGTCTTTGCTTGAGAAGTGCATGGAGCTGACCACCATAACAGAGAG ATGCCTTCATACTGAGGACAAATTCTTCCTGAAGTCCATGAGGGAGGCCATTCACGAGATCCTCACTGATGTCAGCGATTCGTTCAGCCACATGATTGACATGGCCCTGGCCAATGAGATCCAG ATCCTGATCAGGCAGATTGAGTCATCAGACAGTGTGTACACCATCGGCAGTGCCATCAGCAACCTACTCTCCCTCACCCAGGATGGCCCGCAGCTCTGCAGCATCATCGCCAAG GAGGGCGCTGTGGTGGCCCTGTTTAAGATCTGCCGGCAGGACTGCTTCAGCGACCTCTACGCACATGCCCTGAGGACAGTGGCCTCCATATGTTGCGTGGAGGAGGGCATCAACCAGCTGGAGAAG GTGGATGGGATCCTGTGCCTGGCTGACATCCTGACCGATGAAAACAGTACTGAGGCGGCGAGGGCAGAGGCAGCGGCGGTGGTGGCCCAGATCACCTCGCCCCACCACACCTCCACCCAGCACCTGGGCAGCTTCTTAGAGAGCATGCAGGACATCGTCACCGCCCTCATCA AGTTGTGCGAGAGTGCCTCCTGTGGTGAGGTTTTCCTCCTGGCGTCTGCTGCCCTTGCCAACATCACTTTCTTCGACAGCATGGCCTGTGAGATCCTCCTCCAGCTCAACGCCATCCACATCCTCCTCCAGGCCTGCAAAGACCGCAAGAGAGTGGATACTCCCTACTCTAAAGACCAG GTGGTGACCATCCTGGCAAACCTCTCTGTTTTGGAGCAGTCTGCATCTGAAGTCCTGCAAGAGAAGG GTATTGAGAGACTGCTCCAGCTGCTGGGCGAGAAGCCATCCTCCTCCAGTCCATCGGAGGGCGCAGCGTGCGAGCGGGTCCAGCAGAAAGCCGCTGTAACACTGGCCCGTTTGAGCAGAGACCCGGATGTGGCCCAAACAGCCATCCAGCTGCAAG CTGTTCCTCGACTAATCGAACTGTGTCGCTCACCAGCAGAGAGGAACAACAGCGACTCTGTACTGGTTGCATGTCTG GCTGCCCTGAGGAGGCTGGCGACGGGGTGTCCAGACAGCATCGAGGCCGCCGACCACCAGCAGCTGATCAAGCCCAGACTGGTGGACTCTTTCCTGCTGTGCTCCAACATGGAAGAGAGCTTTGTATAG